The following are encoded in a window of Oncorhynchus mykiss isolate Arlee chromosome Y, USDA_OmykA_1.1, whole genome shotgun sequence genomic DNA:
- the LOC110509882 gene encoding protein FAM166B-like has protein sequence MVNMEEFPPKFSKVLVTPDPHYIPGYAGYCPQLKYHLGKTYGQLTAKLLSSPEVSRSRRLVLHTGRFPSTETDTGPRDEIWRSHHGERRNLERMIPGYTGFVPKSQNYFSRTYAETCREALSEFDRDQQRVRLASAIPLVSNTISKFKPRRLSTPLTAISKEPAPYKTMDPWKPKGSPYFMADSSPHKYFISGFTGYVPKSRFLIGTGYPITTNKALVQFGKEMRRDPTSLQLPGEESGALPPIPTVYPSHRGLLPSYTGHVPGYKFRYGQTFEKLTHNALGLSGTQRKIEARAQ, from the exons ATGGTCAACATGGAGGAATTCCCCCCAAAATTCAGTAAGGTGCTGGTGACACCTGATCCGCACTACATACCGGG GTATGCAGGGTACTGCCCCCAGCTGAAGTACCACCTGGGGAAGACCTACGGCCAGCTGACCGCCAAGTTGCTGTCCTCTCCAGAGGTGTCACGCTCGCGTCGCCTGGTCCTCCACACGGGCCGCTTCCcctccacagagacagacacgggCCCACGGGACGAGATCTGGAGGAGCCACCATGGAGAACGCAGGAATCTGGAGAGGATGATACCGGGCTACACTG GCTTTGTTCCCAAAAGCCAGAACTACTTCTCCCGTACGTATGCCGAGACGTGTCGCGAGGCCCTGTCTGAGTTTGACCGGGACCAGCAGAGGGTTCGCCTGGCATCAGCAATACCGCTTGTCAGCAACACCATCTCAAAGTTTAAA CCTCGGAGACTGAGCACCCCTCTGACGGCCATCTCTAAAGAGCCAGCCCCCTACAAGACCATGGACCCCTGGAAGCCCAAAGGCTCTCCGTACTTCATGGCAGACAGCAGTCCACACAAGTACTTCATCTCAG GTTTCACAGGGTACGTGCCCAAATCTCGCTTCTTGATTGGGACGGGCTACCCCATCACCACCAACAAGGCTCTGGTTCAGTTTgggaaggagatgaggagggaccCTACCTCCCTGCAACTCCCTGGGGAGGAATCAGGAGCCCTGCCCCCCATCCCCACTGTCTACCCCTCCCACCGGGGACTTCTGCCCTCCTACACCGGCCATGTTCCAG GATACAAGTTCAGGTACGGCCAGACCTTTGAGAAGCTTACCCACAATGCCCTGGGCCTGAGCGGCACTCAGAGGAAGATTGAGGCCAGAGCCCAGTAA